In a single window of the Bacillus rossius redtenbacheri isolate Brsri chromosome 8, Brsri_v3, whole genome shotgun sequence genome:
- the LOC134534835 gene encoding LOW QUALITY PROTEIN: UDP-sugar transporter UST74c-like (The sequence of the model RefSeq protein was modified relative to this genomic sequence to represent the inferred CDS: deleted 1 base in 1 codon) has translation MVVLPNGEDKSAARWLLCQRVGSAGFYGVASFLITVINKVVLTSHGFPSYQVLALGQMTATVLVLFAAKRLGLLTFPAPERGTFRKIWPLPLIYVGNVMFGLGGTKELSLPMLTVLRRFSILMTMVAEFYILNIRPSMPVQLSVYTMILGAVIAASNDLAFSLEGYVLVLLNDVFTASNGVFMKQKLETAELGKHGLMFYNSLFMLAPGLAVAWLTGDVDRALAFDRWGDPVFTSQFLASCFMGFVLTYSIILCTMFNSALTTTVIGCLKNILVTYLGMLIGGDYIFSWVNFVGINVSVLGSLLYTYVTFRRQAPPVPRPLVAV, from the exons ATGGTAGTCCTGCCTAACGGGGAGGACAAGAGCGCGGCCCGGTGGCTTCTGTGTCAGCGCGTTGGCTCCGCTGGTTTCTACGGCGTGGCCTCGTTCCTCATCACGGTGATCAACAAGGTGGTGCTGACCAGCCACGGCTTCCCTTCCTACCAG GTGCTGGCGCTGGGCCAGATGACGGCCACCGTGCTGGTGCTGTTCGCGGCCAAGAGGCTCGGCCTGCTGACGTTCCCGGCGCCGGAGCGGGGCACCTTCCGCAAGATATGGCCCCTGCCGCTCATCTACGTGGGCAACGTGATGTTCGGCCTGGGGGGCACCAAGGAACTCAGCCTGCCGATGCTCACGGTGCTGCGCAG GTTTTCAATCTTGATGACGATGGTAGCGGAGTTCTACATCCTGAACATCCGG CCCTCGATGCCCGTGCAGCTGTCCGTGTACACGATGATCCTGGGGGCGGTGATCGCGGCCAGCAACGACCTGGCGTTCAGCCTGGAGGGCTACGTGCTGGTGCTGCTGAACGACGTGTTCACCGCCTCCAATGGCGTCTTCATGAAGCAGAAGCTGGAGACGGCGGAGCTGGGCAAGCACGGCCTCATGTTCTACAACTCCCTGTTCATGCTGGCCCCGGGGCTGGCCGTGGCGTGGCTCACGGGCGACGTGGACCGCGCCCTCGCCTTCGACCGGTGGGGGGACCCCGTGTTCACCTCGCAGTTCCTGGCCTCCTGCTTCATGGGCTTCGTGCTCACCTACAGCATCATCCTGTGCACCATGTTCAACTCTGCGCTCACCACCACCGTCATCGGCTGCCTCAAGAACATCCTGGTGACGTACCTGGGCATGCTCATCGGCGGGGACTACATATTCTCGTGGGTCAACTTCGTGGGCATCAACGTCAGCGTGCTGGGGAGCCTCTTGTACACGTACGTGACGTTCAGGCGCCAGGCGCCGCCTGTGCCCAGGCCTCTGGTCGCCGTCTGA